A window of Chitinophaga sp. MM2321 contains these coding sequences:
- a CDS encoding DUF1634 domain-containing protein has translation MKRLFSKHYWADKDIQQLIGWQLRIGVIVSSVVVSIGGIIYLYRHGHEQPAYGTFTGVREGLNNLPGILHGVMAGQGRDIIQLGVVLLIATPIIRILFSVIAFLIEKDYLYVVITLIVLGVITLSMLGPELI, from the coding sequence ATGAAGCGGTTATTTTCAAAACATTACTGGGCAGACAAAGACATTCAGCAGCTGATAGGCTGGCAGCTACGTATAGGCGTGATCGTGTCGAGCGTGGTGGTTTCCATTGGCGGCATTATTTACCTGTATCGTCACGGGCATGAACAACCGGCGTATGGCACTTTTACGGGTGTCCGCGAAGGACTGAACAACCTCCCCGGTATTTTGCACGGCGTAATGGCCGGGCAGGGACGCGATATTATCCAGTTGGGAGTGGTATTACTCATTGCTACCCCTATTATTCGTATACTCTTTTCCGTTATTGCATTTTTAATAGAGAAAGATTACCTGTATGTGGTGATCACCCTGATTGTATTAGGGGTTATTACGCTTAGTATGCTGGGACCGGAATTGATATAA
- a CDS encoding sulfite exporter TauE/SafE family protein, producing MTILSFTLILLCGAFLAGFLGSLTGLGGGVVIIPLLALVFHVDIRYAIGTALVASIATSSGSASAYVKEGITNIRLGMFLEIATTTGAVAGALIAVFIPTNVVAIIFGIVLIFSAVMSLQRKKESITDEDVSKLARQLRLNSSYPVGTGVVSYKVRHVPGGYFMMMFAGVMSGLLGIGSGALKVLAMDNIMRIPFKVSTTTSNFMIGVTAAASAVVYLQRGYISPGLCLPVVLGVLAGAFAGSRLLVQANVKWLRIVFNVVITLLALQMIYNGLTGKL from the coding sequence ATGACGATTTTATCATTTACCCTGATCCTATTGTGTGGCGCCTTCCTTGCGGGTTTCCTGGGGTCGCTGACCGGACTGGGCGGCGGTGTAGTTATCATTCCGCTGCTGGCCCTGGTATTTCATGTAGATATACGTTATGCGATAGGTACGGCGCTGGTAGCTTCCATCGCCACATCTTCCGGTTCTGCATCTGCCTATGTGAAGGAGGGCATTACGAATATCCGGCTGGGGATGTTCCTGGAAATAGCCACTACTACGGGGGCTGTGGCGGGTGCGCTGATTGCGGTATTCATTCCTACCAATGTGGTGGCTATTATTTTTGGTATTGTGCTGATCTTCTCTGCTGTCATGTCGTTACAGCGTAAGAAGGAAAGCATTACAGATGAAGATGTCAGTAAGCTGGCGCGTCAGTTGCGGCTCAACAGCTCCTATCCTGTGGGTACCGGTGTGGTATCCTACAAGGTAAGGCATGTGCCGGGCGGCTATTTTATGATGATGTTTGCCGGTGTGATGTCGGGGTTGCTCGGCATAGGTTCCGGTGCTCTGAAGGTGCTGGCAATGGATAATATTATGCGGATTCCGTTTAAGGTGTCTACTACTACCAGTAATTTTATGATCGGCGTTACGGCTGCGGCCAGTGCGGTGGTGTATCTGCAACGGGGTTATATCAGTCCCGGCTTGTGTCTGCCGGTGGTGCTGGGCGTGCTGGCTGGCGCCTTTGCCGGTTCGCGGTTACTGGTACAAGCCAATGTAAAATGGCTACGGATCGTTTTTAATGTGGTCATCACTTTGCTGGCTTTGCAAATGATTTATAATGGTTTAACCGGAAAATTATAG